The region TTCAGGGTGAGCACCCGACGCGCGCCCGTGGTGCAGATCGCGTGCGCGAGGTCCGGGACCATCAGGTGCGGTAGGACGCTGGTGAACCAGGAGCCCGGCCCGAAGACGACCCAGTCGGCGGTGCACACCGCCTCGACGGCCTCGGCGCACGCCGGCGGGTCGGCGGGGACGAGCGTGATGTCGCGGACCCGGCCGCGGGTGGTCGCCACGGCGACCTGGCCGCGGACGCGCGTGAGGGCCTCCGGGTCGTCGGGGTCGAGCCCCTCGACGGTCGCCTCGATGTCCATCGGCACCGCGGACATCGGCAGCACCCGGCCGCGCGCCCCGAGAAGCCGGCCGACCCAGTCGAGCCCGGTGACGGTGTCCCCGAGCAGCTCCCACAACGCGACGATGAGCAGGTTGCCGACGGCGTGGTTGTGCAGGTCGCCCTCGGCGGCGAAGCGGTGCTGGACGACCTTGCTCCAGGTCGCACCCCACTCGTCGTCGCCGCAGAGCGCCGCGAGGGCCATCCGCAGGTCGCCGGGCGGCAGGACCCCGAGCTCGCGCCGCAGGCGGCCGCTGGAGCCACCGTCGTCGGCGACGGTGACGATCGCCGTCAGCTCCTCGGTGACGTTCCGGAGCGCCGAGAGCGAGGCGGCCAACCCGTGCCCACCCCCGAGTGCCACGACGTGGGCGCTTCTCATGCCGGCCACCCGGTCATTCGCGCCCCATGTCGCGATGCACGACCCGCACCTGGATGCCCGCCTTGCGGAGCCGGGAGCCGAGTTCCTCGGCGATGGCGACGCTGCGGTGCTTCCCGCCCGTGCAGCCGACGGCGAGGGTGACGTAGCGCTTGCGCTCGGTCCGGTAGCCCTCGGTCACGACCTTGAGCAGGTCGGTGTACCCGTCGAGGAACTCGACCGCCCCCGGCCGGGTCAGGACGTAGGCGCTGACCTCGGGGTCGGTCCCGGTGAAGGGCCGCAGCTCGGGCACCCAGTGCGGATTCGGCAGGAAGCGGCAGTCGACGACGAGGTCGGCGTCCACCGGCAGGCCGTACTTGTAGCCGAACGAGACGACGGTCATCGTCACGGACTCGTCGGCGGCGGAGCCGAAGGCGCGGTCGACCTCGGCGCGGAGCTCGTGGACGTTCTTGTCCGAGGTGTCGATGACGAGGTCGGCACGGCCGCGGAGGTCACGCAGGAGTTCGCGTTCCTCCGCGATGCCGTCGACGATCCGGGCGTCACCCTGCAGCGGGTGCGGACGCCGGACGTTCTCGAACCGGCGCACGAGGGCCTCGTCGGAGGCCTCGAGGAACATGATCCGCGGGACGACGCCGCGGCCGTCGAGCTCGGCGAGGGCGCCGCGGAGCGAGTCGAAGAACGCCCGGCCCCGGACGTCGACGACCGCCGCGATGCGCGGCACGCTCCCCTGGCTGCGGCGGCCGAGTTCGACGAGCATCGGCAGCAGCTCGGGCGGCAGGTTGTCGACGACGAACCAGCCCGCGTCCTCCATGGCGTTGGCCGCGGTGCTGCGGCCCGCGCCCGACATGCCGGTGATGATCACCAGCGAGATGTCGAGCACCGGCTCCCCCGGTTCCGTCACCGTCACCCCCTGCTCAGCCTCCGGTCGCGGTCCCGGCGGCACCGGGCCCGGACGAAGTCTCCTCGATGATCTCGCCTGTCGCCATGTTCACGGCCGGCGCCCCGCCGGCCGCGGCAAGCGCGTCGACGACGGCCTGGGCCGTGCGCGGGCCGAAGCCGGGGACGGCGGCGATCTCCTCCGCCGTGGCCGCCCGGAGCTTGCGGACCGACCCGAAGTGCTTCATCAGCGCCTTGCGACGTACCTCCCCGAGGCCGGGGATCGCGTCGAGCGTGCTGTCGATCATCGACTTCGAGCGGCGCTTGCGGTGGTGGGTGATCGCGAACCGGTGCGCCTCGTCGCGGACGCGCTGCAACAGGTACAGCCCCTCGCTGGTCCGCGGGAGGATCACCGGGTCGGCCTGCCCGGGCAGCCAGACCTCCTCCAGCCGCTTGGCCAGACCGCAGATCTCGATGTCGTAGATGTGCAGTGCCTCGAGCGCCTCGGCGGCCGCGGCGACCTGGGGCGGGCCACCGTCGACGACGACGAGGTTCGGCCGGTAGGCGAAGCGCCGGGGCTTGCCGGTGTCCGGGTCGATGGGACCGCTGTGTCGGTCCTCGGCCGCGGCGACCCGGTCGTCGAGGTGACGACGGAACCGGCGGGTGATGACCTCGGCGATGGCCGCGACGTCGTTCTGACCCTCGACGCCCTTGATGTTGAAGGTGCGGTACTCGCTCTTGCGGGCCAGGCCGTCCTCGAACACGACCATCGACGCGACGACCTCGGTGCCCTGCAGGTTGGAGACGTCGAAGCACTCGATCCGCAGCGGCGCCTCGTCGAGTTCGAGGGCGTTCTGGATCTCCTGCAGCGCCAGCGAACGGGTCGTCAGATCGCTGGCGCGCTTGGTCTTGTGCAGCGCCAGGCTCTGCGCCGCGTTGCGGGCGACGGTCTCCATCAGGGCGCGCTTGTCGCCGCGCTGCGGCACCCGCAGGTCGACGCGGGCTCCGCGCTTCGAACTCAGCCACTCCGTGACCGCGACGGTGTCGGCCGGCAGCT is a window of Sporichthya brevicatena DNA encoding:
- the uvrC gene encoding excinuclease ABC subunit UvrC encodes the protein MADPATYRPRPGSIPDSPGVYRFSDAHGRVIYVGKAKSLRARLNSYFQDIAALHARTQTMVQTAAKVDWTVVGTEVEALQLEYSWIKEFDPRFNVRYRDDKSYPSLAVTLNEEFPRLQVMRGPKKRGVRYFGPYAHAWAIRETLDLLLRVFPARTCSAGVFKRAGQVGRPCLLGYIGKCSAPCVGRVSPEEHRRIVEDFCDFMAGQTATYLRRLEKEMQAAAAVQEYERAARLRDDIGALKRAMEKNAVVLGDGTDADVIALAEDQLEAAVQVFHVRGGRVRGQRGFVVDKVEDVTTGDLVEHFLQQLYGDDTDPASAEGSGDGEAVPREVLVPELPADTVAVTEWLSSKRGARVDLRVPQRGDKRALMETVARNAAQSLALHKTKRASDLTTRSLALQEIQNALELDEAPLRIECFDVSNLQGTEVVASMVVFEDGLARKSEYRTFNIKGVEGQNDVAAIAEVITRRFRRHLDDRVAAAEDRHSGPIDPDTGKPRRFAYRPNLVVVDGGPPQVAAAAEALEALHIYDIEICGLAKRLEEVWLPGQADPVILPRTSEGLYLLQRVRDEAHRFAITHHRKRRSKSMIDSTLDAIPGLGEVRRKALMKHFGSVRKLRAATAEEIAAVPGFGPRTAQAVVDALAAAGGAPAVNMATGEIIEETSSGPGAAGTATGG
- the rapZ gene encoding RNase adapter RapZ, which produces MTVTEPGEPVLDISLVIITGMSGAGRSTAANAMEDAGWFVVDNLPPELLPMLVELGRRSQGSVPRIAAVVDVRGRAFFDSLRGALAELDGRGVVPRIMFLEASDEALVRRFENVRRPHPLQGDARIVDGIAEERELLRDLRGRADLVIDTSDKNVHELRAEVDRAFGSAADESVTMTVVSFGYKYGLPVDADLVVDCRFLPNPHWVPELRPFTGTDPEVSAYVLTRPGAVEFLDGYTDLLKVVTEGYRTERKRYVTLAVGCTGGKHRSVAIAEELGSRLRKAGIQVRVVHRDMGRE
- a CDS encoding uridine diphosphate-N-acetylglucosamine-binding protein YvcK; protein product: MRSAHVVALGGGHGLAASLSALRNVTEELTAIVTVADDGGSSGRLRRELGVLPPGDLRMALAALCGDDEWGATWSKVVQHRFAAEGDLHNHAVGNLLIVALWELLGDTVTGLDWVGRLLGARGRVLPMSAVPMDIEATVEGLDPDDPEALTRVRGQVAVATTRGRVRDITLVPADPPACAEAVEAVCTADWVVFGPGSWFTSVLPHLMVPDLAHAICTTGARRVLTLNLEPQQGETTGFSPQDYLEVLRAHTPDLRLDVVLADSDAVTDVDALRKAVEDAGAELVLASVAMGDGTPRHDPAKLAVAYTDIFTRGRIDTWR